In Rhipicephalus sanguineus isolate Rsan-2018 chromosome 1, BIME_Rsan_1.4, whole genome shotgun sequence, the DNA window TTGTGTGCAGGGAGCCTTCATGACAGCCTGGTTTAGGGTGATGTCAGCTTTTGATACACCACATGCCGCCAACGCGTCGCCGCCCGCCAAAtcacattaggcagttttagaataacgCACGCTAAGTTGGCGGTCCttgcggtcgcccgctatttccgtcacttaacgggggcccgcaagaggccagcgtacgacgcatgcgcagtggcgacaaaagCTAACGCAAAGCTTAGCGTACGCTGTTCTAAATCTGCCTAATGTTGTCAGAGACAGACGCCGCGCCATAGCTCCATCTTGTTCCTCGCACTGCGAGTGCCTTTGTTGAGAGTCTTTATTGTTGCCGCACCGAGTAAGCGCAGCTCGTTCACGACAGGACGGCGCCAAAGGTAGCAGTAGCGTGTTAAACGCTGCCAACGAATTTTCAGGAGCAGAGATACCAGGATGTTGCGTACTGCTGTGCAGTAACCACTCCAGGCAGGGCGTGCGAATATTCCGCTTCCCAACCTGCCCGAGCCTACGAAAACTGGCCCGCTCAAGTGAAGCTGGACTGCCGGGAGCCTGCGTCTCATGTTTGCTCTGTATCTGCGTATCTTCTTCACAGTTTTTCGCTGTGGGATGAGGAAGCCTATATACGGGGCGCAGTCATATAGAGACGAGCTCACTAGTCGTGAGCTGTAGCCTCCTTCGCGTGTGCTCGCCTCAGTGTTGCGGCGCTCGGCGTTATGTCGAAGGAGTTGGCGTACGGGCCGATACTTTCTTCGTGCGCTCGCTTTGTTCGAGAACCATCGCTGTCTGATGCCCATGTGTTTCGGGTTGTTAGCGGGCTCGGCATCGACGCCGTATGGACATATACATGGTCGGTCGCTTCTCTACAAGAATGGTGATGAGTTCAGCTACAGTGAACCCTAGCAGTGTGGTCACAAATACGTCTGAAATGAGACGCCAGATCAGTAGTCTACACGACGTGCGAATAGCGTTCAGCGTGTGTTGCTGAAGCACGCCGTTGTCTGTAAAAAATGCTCCTCCGCCTGCGCCACTCTCAGGACGCGTGATTTGACGCTTCTCCTTTTACTTTGTCCCGACCTTGGGGACAGCAAGAGAGCTTCGCCTTGCTGTATAATATAGCCTTGCTCAGGCGGGTGGCGGTGGAGATCGTAATGGCGGCGCACCAAACCACGCCAAATTTGACGGAAGCTGACAACTGCGTGCGCATCACCCGCGAGTTTTGACGGATTCTTTTGAAGGCACTTTTTGAAGGCTCTTTCTTGGCATTACACAGAAACGAGTTTTACTGAACTTTGACAACTTCTGTATCGATGTACAGTTTCACGAAACGCAAAAGTTAGCGAGCGGTCGCTAATGTTGGAAGACAGACGACAAGgtcagcgttcactctgcgacaGCTGTTTCTTCCTTTCGCCGTTTGGTCATGCCCTGCGGGTGAGTATGAAGGTTTTGAATATTTTGTTTTGGagacatataccgtcattcccttGACGGCACAGCGCCCCTTAGGAAGCTCGCATGGACGGTGGCGCAGATTTCCCCCTAGGTATCAAAGTGAGAAACTCTGTAGACTGCGGCGACGGTCAGAACTCAAGACGCGGACTTGGTAGAAGAGGCGGCCGGAGGTCGCATGCCGTCCCTCCAAAATACACCAACATACTTCCCCACTACCGACAGACCAGAAGACTCCGTCTTCCACCACATCACAGGCTGAGCAGAGACGAAGCGGACGACTTCAGAATAATTCGAGCCACCTTCTTGAGACATACCATGCTCCTAAACAGAATGCACTCAACGAACTGCAAGAAGGAATGCAATAACTGCAAGGTTTCGGACTCCTTACATCACACGGTGCAGGAACGTGACGGCACCGACGCACAATCAATGAACCAACTGTTTAGCAGTGGGAGGCCCGGCTGGTCAACCGCGACCACGAGGACCAAGCGAGCCCTGTGAAATAACGACGCCGCCCAGACTGGGCGAAAACGTCGCCTGGTCCTTAGGTGGAAAGCGTTTACTATAGtatactactacaactactactgaTAATTCTACTACTACTATCTTAATAAGTTAATTTTCTGGTTTcggcacttaaaaccccagaaattattactaTCTTATTGCCAGTTTAAAGCAGCAGAAACGTGCGTTTTGCTGCATCGCTTATACCGGAAACAAACGAAACTGCATCGTATAACGTGATGTGCCAGCTGCAAAACTTTTCGATTAAGAGGTGCTTCAGCGTAACAGAAGGGATTTATGGCATGTTCATCAAATTGCACCGCTGCGCCGTTTCGTCCAACTATCGCAGCGCCTGGGCGCCCCAGTGctatttgtcgaagatggcattaCTTCAAAGCAAAACGAGCAAATCACGAAAGATGACGCAGATGGGAAGACACGCAGGGCGCTGAAGTCCAACACTTtattgttggaagtaagcgccgTCTGTCTTTCTACCTACGTGCATGTCTTTTGCGCTGTGCTCATTTTCGGCGCATACCAACATTCCTAATCCGCTGGCCTAATTTACTTCAAGGAACTCCAATGCACCCGTGGGTGAGGGGCGAGGAAAGCTTCTCTTTAATGCATAAATCCCATAACTATATGCGGTACTTCTCTGTGCATACACATCTCACCATTTTCCCATCGACCAGCATCAAACGCTGCCGTCGCTTAGGAATGCTTTGGTTTGGGCAAGTTGGCGTGACATCTGCAAAGTTAATCAGCACGAAAGACGAAGAAACgagaaaacacgcacacacgggACCAGTGCTGACACCAGTGCGCGCACACACCACTGGtcatgtgtgtgcatgttttcttgcgtcttcgtctttcgtgctgtttaACTCGGCAGATGCCTGTTGCCTCTGCGACAAAGCTGCGCCGGCTTCTTAGATTGTGCGTCCACTTTAGTTGGTGCATTTCTGCATTTCGGCATAGCTTGCTGTGTAAACAAACAGTATACACACGATTACACGTTGCATAGGACGTCACTAACAATTGTGTACATATAATTTGGTTGAATGCGACACATACATGATTTTACGAAAGGTTTGCTTCACAAAGGTTGCTCACGGGCGCCAAATAGATAACCTGCCGTCTTGCTTTCTGATAACCTCAGTTTCGCACACTCCTTATTGCGATCACAAACTGTTCTGACGTCACGCATGGGCACCCGGTTCGCCGTCAGCTAAAATTTAGCGGCTGCACGAAGGTCGGCGTTCCGACAAATCGACAAACTTCGGAGTCATGTATGGGCTGCTTTTTGAAGAGGTGGCAAAGGCGTAGCTTTGCCATTTTCCTTGGATGTGGGGGCGACACTGGCGGCGTCGTCCGAGGCAGGGGAAACAGAAGAAAAGGCGGGAAGTGTTACCAAGTGCGCATTGAAGGGAGCCCTTAGCCAACCCTAAGGGGAGCACAGGCGAAAGCCCTACGCCCAGGAGATACTCATTGAATTACTGCGACGTTCTCAGATTGCACTGTTACTGCCTATAAGTTATTTCGGGGTCGCCTAGACATCTCCACTGGTTCTACATGCTGAGACTTCGTCGCCAAGGGGTTAATTCTCATTTTATCCACCTTTCATTCACTTTAACATATATTCATGCTTCACCTTAATATTTCACCTTAATATTTCGCATTTTATTCACCTCAATATTTCATTCATCTTAGTACACTTCGGCATTTGATTCGCTTGCATATCCTCACTACTACAGTTCATTTCCACATTTAATTCACTTGTATATTTGATTCACCTCATGCGCAAATCGCTTCTAAATCACTTTGCGTGCCCTTACGCAACTTTCGATAACTTTTTTCCCTCATGCCCCCTGCGCGTGCACCTCCACACGGTTAGTGACTGAAAGGAAAAGACTGTTCTACAGGGGGAGTGGTTCGTAAGGCAGGTCGCCCTTCATTGGCTGAACTAATTTTCTTGAGCAAATTTTACCCAGAACTACTTCCCGTTGAACCTACCCAGTCGGGCGGTCTGCTCGCGATGCAAATTTCTAGAACAGTTTACTAAAACGCCATCACTAGTGTGATATGTTAAATGGAATAACTCAAGTACACAGACGAGAACACCgtttgatgcatttccagcgcttgaaagaaaaaaaaaacacgacataAAAATACGAAAAACAGTATGAACGCTATCAGATTTCAGTATTACAACTAGACCAGCTAGCTAACCGCTTTAAAGAGATGCTGAAGTGGTtctagaattcggtaaaactacGTGGTTAACCACGGCTGACATTATTGCCGAcgatgccttaattttttttccgcggttgttgcagcaggagctttaagaTACGTGAAAGGAAAGCGTCTTGCTCCGCCCTCGCGAgtgcgccgaaagtgtgggcgtggaaacgaactaaaCGAGCTACGCAATCTTCGGTAGCTTAGGCGGAGGCGCGGTGCACTCTGACGGAAGGTTCCCGCCACTCACGGATCCGAACCAACTGCGAGAGCCCTGTTTATATACCCGAGGCTCAAGCAAGTATACAGACGCTGAAAGTTCTGCCGTATAAGGTTACCATATCTGCCATAGCGGCAAACAACCTAGTGCAATGTGAAGAAGAGTTTATCGTATCtgaaaccgtggcctccgcgacaaGCTTCGGCTATGCACCTTTGCCGGAGCTAATGGCTAAGGCCACGCTTtaacagtgctgctgttgcagctGACGCGGCATACCGAAAATGGCGTCACCGCGTTCgatcagcatctcaagaagccgcGCTTCCGCAGCCGCCGttttctgcaaagaaaaaaaagagaaaagctatTTGCATTCACATTTGGGAACTATCTCATcacttttcgaattcagcagggatcaaactgatTAGTCACTACAAAGTCTTTAAGAAGTGTTTCAGCTTCCTTTTAAGAGAACACCGCCGAGGAGGACGCCAAAGCCAACACTGGCGGAGATCCCCCAGCAGTAGCTGTTACAGACGGTACAACTGAAAGATTTGGCTACCATGAAGCTGTACGGATCTTTAAAAAATATACGCATTTATCGTTCAGCTTGACCTAGCTGCTGCAAACCATTCAGTACATTTTCTCAGCCGTGATAGCCGGCCATTACGGGTGCGCGATTTTGGCCCAGAGGGTTCATTATGAGCTCGTTGCACTGATAGCAATATTTTGTGTCTATACCAAGGACTGCTGGGTTTTTAGGAAACCATCGCTTCTCCATTCCCGCAGTCGAGGTGCTCATTTATTGCTGAAGGGTTGATAGGCGGTCTAGTTGGTATAAATTCATTTGCGCTTGATTGTGTCCCTCTCCTTCTGTGTCcagtttgtttgcgctgccacgTTTACATAATGCTCATTTCTTGCGAACAAATTTTTCTTTAATGAACAGCCGGAACCTTATATTTATTGACTGATTGGTCCACGCATTAAAAACTCGCCGCAGTTGTaaagacaaacaaaaaagacGAATGACAATAAAAGCAAGCCGAAAGTTGTTCGGTCGTTGGCACATAGCACGAGAGCAAGCATTACAGCTTGTATTACGAGGCGTAGGCATCGTGGATATGCTTGAAGCCTGGGACATGACAGGGCATTTCCAAGGATGTGTGCAACTGGGGTGGCGGTAGAGGAGGTGCTGCGCCAGCGTTCAGGTGCGGCTGGAGGTAGTGCGCGTAGACTTGGCTGTGGGCGGACGacggccgcggcggtggcgcctggacCTCGCCATCAGCCGAAGCTTCGGTTGGCGCGTGCAACTGGTGAAGGCAGGCGTAGAGTCGCTTGCGTTTTGAGGCAGCGTAGAAGCCGCACCAGCAGCAAGCCGTCACCGCAGCCAGGATGGCCACAGAGACAAACAGCAGCGCAGTCTCAGAGTTCAGCAGTGACGAAGAGTCTGCGAGAAATGAGCACGCATAGTGAATTGTGCATGACGAAGTAGCTGCACAGCGCTGAACAAACGAAGACGGAAGGACAGAAAAGATTGGAAGAGCGCCAGTTCCGTCCTTCCTGTTCTGTCTTCGGTGCTGCGCAGTTTAATCATGTCTTAAGGACTCGCTCATGCTTCTTCGTGAAGGACACAGCAGCTTTACGGCAAGCCAGGACACAGCTCGCATCTTACTTTGTCCTTGTAGACATCCATTTACCGAATCCACCAGCTGTTGCGAGTGAGCAGCCAAGAAAGGCCATCGCGCAACCTGTCAGCTAGAATTAGAGCTTTCTCATCAGGCGAGTTGTTCCATATTAGGTCGTAGAACAAAGATAGATCAAGGAACGTCAATGAAGTTCGACAAGGAGACTTAATTGTCTTCGTCAGTGCAGCAAGGGCTTTCCCGAATAGCGTTTATGCCCTCACTCTTCCTCAGCCttaatggaggaggaggagagtgcGTGGAGTTACGAGAATCACTATTAAAATAAAATCGAGAAGAAAAATTGGCCGTGGTCTTTAGTTGTTATATAGAGGCAGGTAGATTGATGTATTCTGTTGTTCGTTTTGTAGtaaggctgcaaaaaaaaaagaagatatacAAACAGGAATGGATTTTCACATCTTGCAGATGAGCTGAGTGAAGCGCTTTAGTCATTTGAAATTCggtgttgtgcgtgtgtgcggATTACATCTTAGGCAGAGATGGATAGATGAatagaaaatgagaaaaaaaggcaTGGATGTTAACCGGAAGAGGAACTtctggtttgctgccctacactttgaggaagagaaagatggaagaaagaaaacgaaagaaaaggggAGACAAAAAGCaagcgcgcgaaaaaaaaaaatagcggtgAGGTACTGTATAATTAAAGCCTGCAATAACAGCAACAGTGGAGGATATTccaaatgattttttttaaatacttgCGTGGGTTTTTCTAGCGCGCATACAAGTCCAAGCTTGCACAAATAAGTTTGCGTTCGTGGTATGGCTGGGGCGCATATGCATTACCATGTGACCGGATTCAAACCATGCGCCGAAATATTGGGCGCCCACTACTTTCACGAAATGGCGAGAGATCTCGCCACCGACATCATACAAAGGTCGGGCATGGTCGGCTCGCATCGCATGTTAGAGTGAGCGTGCGCTGCGGGCCAGGCACCTTCTGCGCTAGTTCCGCTCGCGTTGTCCGGTGTCGAATATCTTGCTTCtttcttgctgttcttcgcgCTTTCAAACTTTTATCAGTCTTTTTCTCGGGCAGTGCGATAGTCGAGGCGGTTATTGTGCTCGCAGCCGTACACCCACTGTTCCAGCGCGCTTCGTccggtttatttttctttcactcTTTTTGTTTTGCAGCATAACACTTCATGAATCGGGCACCTGTAACAGCGACGTAATAGTTGGCACAGGCGTGTTACGTTACGCTTATCTAGTGGATTGTCCAGCCATGCGCGCGTGATTGGACAGCGGAGACACTATGAGACGTCACGCCCGTACCCTCCGCACGTCTGACCCGGCTGCTGTAAAGCTttatgagagaaaaaaagaaaaatcgttGCGTGTGACCTTCTGCATGTTGCGCATGAAGGATCACTTATACGTGTTGCCTCAAGTCTCATATATAGAGTACGTGACCAACGGTGTCGCAATGGGCGCAGCATGCAGACGAGGCAcaagcagcactgc includes these proteins:
- the LOC119372568 gene encoding uncharacterized protein LOC119372568 translates to MSLVVGDLDNDGEGERILIEPYHSSSLLNSETALLFVSVAILAAVTACCWCGFYAASKRKRLYACLHQLHAPTEASADGEVQAPPPRPSSAHSQVYAHYLQPHLNAGAAPPLPPPQLHTSLEMPCHVPGFKHIHDAYAS